Sequence from the Penaeus chinensis breed Huanghai No. 1 chromosome 5, ASM1920278v2, whole genome shotgun sequence genome:
AATCAACTTAACCTGTTCACGCCTGGAGCAAAAAACTATTGCAGGATCgttcaaaatatgtaataataataataataagaataataataagaataagaataagaataagaataatgaataaataaataataatgtaatgaaatgCGGATTGCGTATAAACAACGAATGGTGAAAACCAAAGAAAcaagtatttttatatacatatttgtttctgtctcctttcttaaTATCAAGTTTAATGCTTTATGAAGtccataaacattatatatatctttcagtgTAAAAGAACACAGAATTGCTGTATATGCATGACAATTCCTACCTTTATCATAGACCGAGTAGCCGAATGTTTACTATTACTCTGACAGCTGATTGAATGAAGGGATGACGTGTGtaaaagtttttttctcttttttttttcatcttctctttttttcaggaaCTATTATCTActgtaatcatattattattttaaattttcatatacacagtattctttcctcctctctctttctttagcatTTTTTTAAGATTAAATAACTCTTACACAGTATTTGTTATAGATAATGTCTGCCGGATGTATTTGCTATTGCATGCTTCTTAATTTCATAGATTTCTACAGTCTTTGTAATATGGGATGTACATACCACCATCATAGTACTTCATAGTTGATAACTGATATAGGTTTAAATTACAGCATGTTCATGTATTTCCGATATGGCATTCACTATAAAACATTAGACCTTGGCCTAGTGCTTTATAGTGATACTTTATGATCATAGCGAAATACGGTCTCAAGGAAGTTCTAGTTTAGGggctccctcatcctcatcctcatcatcatgatgttaataataataattataatatttatacacacagagtcaggcacacaaacacacatataaatatacatataaacatacatatatatacatatatatacatatatatacatatgtgtatatgtgtgtgtgtgtgtgtgtgtgtgtgtgtgtgtgtgtgtgtgagtgtgtgtgtgtgtgtgtgtgtgtgtgtgtgtgtgtgtgtttataaatatatatgtatatatatacatacatacatatatatagacacatatgcacacacacacacacacacatacacacacacacacacatacacacatacatacacatatatataaggaaggaATCCAGGGCAATGAGTTGCAAAGAAGACTTCTCTTAGAAGGCGAATATTTAATTTTGAGCAAAACAACTGACATTGCCGGACCTCATCAAGCATAAGGATAACAGAAACATTAGCCAAATAGTCAGAAATTAATCAAAAGTTGATGTTGTAGGATGCCCAGACTTTGTCAAGGCATCAAAACTATGCATCAAATGTAGAATACACAATAAAACCTCCCAACATTCCTGTACAGCATCTGGTGCTAAGTGCAGTGCATGTGGCTAGATAAACCACTggtaaatatctgtctgtcactaCCAGAAAATAGGAAAAACCTATACAAAGGTAAAAACCCAAGCCAAAGTCAGTATGCCAATAAATAAGGATCAAAGAAACTTCAACAGTGATAAGTCCAAGAAGACCTGTCTGACTAGCAACTCACAAAAGAATTCGGTTCCCGTCAGCAACTTGAAACTCAAACATTTTGGGTCAACCAAATCAAAGTGCACTTCGACAGCATCAAGTGCATTAATACAGACTTCTGCATTCTAGGCCAAGAAGTTGGATAAATGATTTTGGGTCTACCTACCCTGAAGGCCCTAGGCATGGTCACAATGCAAGAGACAAGGATGCACTTTCAAACAACCATGGTCATCCAGTCTGTGGATGAATTAAAGAAATGATACCCAGATCAATTTGATATAATTGAAATTGTTCATGGAAAATACCACATAGTGCTGAAAGGAAGTTCAAGACCAGTTGTCCATGCACCGAGAAAGTTTCCTATACAAGCTAGGAAAAGAACTCATAGTAGCAGATGGTTTGTCACGTTTGCCATCAACAGATAACgaacatatgtgtctatatctacaaATCAGACTGTGTTACATTCACCCATGAAAAACTAGATCAACTTCGACAGGACACTTGGATTAAAAGAAGTAATTATTCAGGGATGGCCAGAGATGAAAATCTACCCACAATTTTACAACCATATTTGTCCTTCAGAGACGAGTTACCTGTCGAAGAAAACTTCAACATGAAACAAGATACCCAGAAGCAATATTACAACAGAGGTGCAAAAGATCAATAAGCGCTCCTACCAGGTCAAGTTGTTCGAGTTCAAGACCACATAACAAAGATGGACGCCCGCTATAGTAGTTGAGATATCCCAAGAACATCGATCCTACATAGTTGAAACACAAACTGGAGGAGTCTTGCGAAGAAATAGACTTCACATCAGACAGACGCTCAGCCTAAACATCCACTTTCAGATGAAACCCATGCATAAGAGTCTACTGAAACAGCAGTGAACATGGATCAAAATGAAGATCATGGGAACAAGGCTCCAGTGTAGTGCCTCAAGAGAAAGGATAACCCAAGGCGGCACAAAATCAAGATGTCGTACCATCAAGAAAGATGATAGACTGGATTTATAGTTCATTTAATGAAAGTGCTTATTACATTGGCCAGTATACTAACCTGATTCTCAAACCAAGAAGGTGCTATGTTCCTACCTGATTCTTTTTGAAAATTACTAAAAAAGGTGTTAATATTGTACTTTGTACAAATCAATGAATTAAAAAACATTGTCAAGTGAAATCTTAATTACTTAATTTCAGCAGCTCAATGGATgtcaaattatatttttgttacactACAGATTCTCACATACTTCTGTAACTAACTACTTTATTTCATATATGATAAGAATCTAACCatactttcttttatttaaaaaaaagaaaatggtatatGATTACTCATAATTGTTTAacttataattatcttttatttgctttatatCATGGTACAAGTCAAGTAACccttatatattgcatgtgtacgTAACCCTTCTGTAAACAGTAGTGCTGTACTCTCTACTCGTACTGCTCGACAGAGAAtaagacagcacacacacacacacacacacacacacacacacacacacacacacacacacacacacacacacacacacacacacacacacacacacacacacacacacatatatgaactatGTCAGGTCGTGAAGTTAGTGTACAAAATAATATTGGGTGGCAATGAAAAAAGATTGAAGATTAAGTCATGCACTTACTAACTGGATTGCTTAATTCTATAGAATTACATCCGTGCTCTTATAAGTGTCTGAAAACAAGGGAGTCTCCTTATCAGTTTTAAAAGGCTGAGAACTCTCGGTCTGGTTCATCTTTCTAGACACCGAGACAAGCTCAATAATCCCAACAATAAACCCGTTAATGAATAGAAACATGAAACAAGatatcttggatttttttttttttttatcgattcagATCATATATTAAGAAAATACCCGCTCATGTTGCAGATTCTGGATAAGTTCTGCTTGTTCCAAGTTCTACCAAGTATTAACTTTATTCGGATGAAAATTCACGGGTATATGAAGGTAGCTAATCAGTAAAACACAGGAAATAAATTTCCAGGGATGCTGTACAATATGTGCATTGATAAGATTTGGCTACAAtgcaatgtaaaaaaatatacatgctaAATTTCAAGGCATACAATATCATAAAGAAGTTTGCATTTGCTTTATTCATAGTAAAATCTAGAAATAAACATCTCACCAAAAATCCACAGTATAATATCTGCCccctaaaaataataaatataatatcaacatTGCTGAGTATTATAGAACAGATAAGCTACTTTAAAAGCTTAAGACACGAAGTGGTATTTCTTCTACGATTAGCCTCTGGGTGCGCGTGCCGAATCAATGGGCTGCTCTGAGCCTCCCGGATCTCAAATCCTCCAGAAAACTCTTAATTGCCGGAGCCCCGTAGCCGAAGCGGTTCGACTCGTATTCGGGTAAAAGAAAGGACTTGACTCGAGCTATTTCTGATGTATCAGCTGATATCATATTGTCAAAAATAGACATAATGCGTTCTATAAAATGTTCTGCCTTCCAGTCCATGGCGCGCGAGATCTCTTTAGTAAACAATGTCTTTATGATGTATGACACGGGCGAGTCTAGCTTCAGATACACGCGATTCCATACCTGGTAATGCCTCTTATATTTCTCCGGGTACCACCAATCATACTTCAGCATAGAGCAGATGAGTTTGCAGGCCATGATTACTACGCGCTTGTTGTCTTCGCATAGATCTGATATGATTCTTGCCTCTGTGACTGACAGACTGTAACGCCAACTATTCTGGCCGCAGGAGGTAAGGGACACGGGCATATCATGGACCTCTTCACGTATGTTGTATGGAAGTTGATGGAGACCGTTAACTTCTGGCCAGGGCGCTCTGACGGCTGGTACGAGATCCACGCTCAGCAGGAGCGTTCGAGGGCCAGGTTCACACCACGCCATATACAGTGCCAGTCCCACTTTAGTTGTTTCTAGGCCCGGGTAAATAACTGACAAATATGGTGACTGGAACTGGAAATTTTCTAGTGCTCTTTCAGTAGCTCTTTTGAAAAAGAGTATAAAGTTTTGGTTTCTGAACATTTCTGGCTCCTCATCACTCTCGAGAGTAACCTCCAAAAGATCATTTATATCATCTCTTTGCGTGGATCTTGCTGTAACTCTTCCACCTCTTAAACAATGGAAATTGCAAAGTTCAAGATTGAAGTCCATTTCATCCGCAGTAAACATTCGTATGTCTTCAGCAACAGATCCAACTTGGACAAGATTTCCTTCATAGCGAGGGTCAAGTTCACCAATTCGTTGACATAATCTCGTCATCTCCCGTGTTATGGTTCTGTTAATGCGAAGATTTTCCCGCGTGTTAAAGTTTACCTTGTACTGAAGACTCGCTTCTCTGAGTTGAGCAGGTGAGAAGATACCCATATGGCGAGCTTTGACCTCTAGGAGGGTCTTCGAAACCACGTCTGCCCTATTTTCATTGAAgattatattttcctctcttttagacACGACGTTCAGCCTTAGAACCTCTACGTTGTTTTGAAAACCACGCAGAAGGTCCAAAGGCGTCATTCCGACCACTGACTGAGCATCTCCACCAGGAAAGCACCGGAGATATTCAAAGCAAGCAGTGTGCCCCATTAAGGCAGCCAGGTGGGCTGCGGTAAAGCCTCCAGTTTTGTGAAGGGTTGTGTCTGTTCTTACACTATTTACAGCTGCCAAGTATTCAACCATCGTCGTCCTGCCATTTCTCGCGGCAATGTGCAGTAACTTGGATCCAGAGGCAGCATCCACCACATCCTCAAGCTCAACTCTAGTTCGCTGTCGGGCAAAATGGAGTAGATGAACCAATCCACATTTCCCGGCAAGTCGCAAAAACGAAGCAGAAACCAAAGAATTTGGACTGCGTTCCATCTGCTCGTAGCAACCAAGAGCTTCTGCAGCGTCTTCATCTGGAATATTGGAATTTTGTACTGCTAGCTCCTCAAGGCGAGCTATCTCCTCCTGACGTAAGTACGTCACCAAGCCGGCCGTTAATCTGTTCTCCGGAAGTCTTGCAATGCCGTAGGGAAGCATGTGAAGATCACGGCAAAGCACCTTGATCATGTTCATTTGACGATTTTCCGCAGCGACGGCAAGGGGGTGAGAAAGGTCTCGAGGCAGTCTGCACATCCTCGCTCCGGCTGCCACCAGGAACTGACATGTGAGAGGGAGACCCAGTCTGGCTGCTTCCACAAGGAGACTCCAGCTTGTGCCCCAGCTGATCTCACGAGGCCACGAggcctcacaccctctctcttcaATGGCCGTTTGTAGCTGCTGAAGACCACGACGAAGCTCCCGACATTCCTCACTGTTCCCAGTCACTCGTGAAAATTCGTCATTCAGCAAAACTACATATTCCTGAAAATAGTGGCATAAAGTTTTTCCCCCATCTACATTTGGAACTTTCTATTTACACAGTACATATTTATCTCCTATTTATTTATGAGGCTGCTTTCTACCTGtgcgtatattcgtatatatatcacacaaaaacacagttttaaatataatataatacatatgcatatatgcatgtttgtacgtttgtgtataaatacagcATAATTCAAAACACGGCATCTCTGTTGGATATctttgtgcatttatgtatacatacagcatAATTCAAAACACTTCTCTGTTGGGTAAAGATGAAAATTGGATAAGTGAACACGTGTAAATGCTATATATCCAACAACTAGTTCGTCAAGATGACACAAACCTGTCTTATAAACGCGGGGAAAAGGGCAGGTAGGTCAGGCGTCCTGTGCGCGGCCTGAAGCACCGTCAACCCGTCGCTGCTGCAGGAGGTCAGAGACGCC
This genomic interval carries:
- the LOC125025941 gene encoding uncharacterized protein LOC125025941 isoform X1, with translation MLHLACIRGQSDVVQELQRHPQLHRNLCNDQGCTPLSLAARFDHVRCASLVTNRALACRCNLMARDNDGKTPLALAIKYESWEVFDLLLSRFGAERTIDRHNVIAIERNDVARIKQALQLRKWNITTMNCGLLVAANLERRAALNTLLTHPYYRETSRSICSTDQDQALLAATLLQVAESKQWSVVEDLACAIQTSRQDFTSSTRAALDEVMWKTVQANQYELSRYLFDVLGVNPSAQVHSRDTTPLQEAHARGLTDLIATFHKNRPPDSRFAQNEDIRRTLDIYRERIMDVFDAARRGCYKAETTGSRGVRDLLFQDREVSTSLPGTVRGPAGVSLLHIATSVSNTNEAPLWDVGDVHNLVYAHGAYINAVDSTGNTPLHYLAEKASCSSSKESWDEFSPYEQWASLARWLLRHGADPTLANYRGQLPEDLSAARENYRLAALLRDARMSRRCNGSTGTADEDHQSLLAAASLGKLEAIRELLERGASMDPRCGYSSPLHLAITRGQRDAAMLLLSAGASLTSCSSDGLTVLQAAHRTPDLPALFPAFIRQEYVVLLNDEFSRVTGNSEECRELRRGLQQLQTAIEERGCEASWPREISWGTSWSLLVEAARLGLPLTCQFLVAAGARMCRLPRDLSHPLAVAAENRQMNMIKVLCRDLHMLPYGIARLPENRLTAGLVTYLRQEEIARLEELAVQNSNIPDEDAAEALGCYEQMERSPNSLVSASFLRLAGKCGLVHLLHFARQRTRVELEDVVDAASGSKLLHIAARNGRTTMVEYLAAVNSVRTDTTLHKTGGFTAAHLAALMGHTACFEYLRCFPGGDAQSVVGMTPLDLLRGFQNNVEVLRLNVVSKREENIIFNENRADVVSKTLLEVKARHMGIFSPAQLREASLQYKVNFNTRENLRINRTITREMTRLCQRIGELDPRYEGNLVQVGSVAEDIRMFTADEMDFNLELCNFHCLRGGRVTARSTQRDDINDLLEVTLESDEEPEMFRNQNFILFFKRATERALENFQFQSPYLSVIYPGLETTKVGLALYMAWCEPGPRTLLLSVDLVPAVRAPWPEVNGLHQLPYNIREEVHDMPVSLTSCGQNSWRYSLSVTEARIISDLCEDNKRVVIMACKLICSMLKYDWWYPEKYKRHYQVWNRVYLKLDSPVSYIIKTLFTKEISRAMDWKAEHFIERIMSIFDNMISADTSEIARVKSFLLPEYESNRFGYGAPAIKSFLEDLRSGRLRAAH
- the LOC125025941 gene encoding uncharacterized protein LOC125025941 isoform X2, whose protein sequence is MLHLACIRGQSDVVQELQRHPQLHRNLCNDQGCTPLSLAARFDHVRCASLVTNRALACRCNLMARDNDGKTPLALAIKYESWEVFDLLLSRFGAERTIDRHNVIAIERNDVARIKQALQLRKWNITTMNCGLLVAANLERRAALNTLLTHPYYRETSRSICSTDQDQALLAATLLQVAESKQWSVVEDLACAIQTSRQDFTSSTRAALDEVMWKTVQANQYELSRYLFDVLGVNPSAQVHSRDTTPLQEAHARGLTDLIATFHKNRPPDSRFAQNEDIRRTLDARMSRRCNGSTGTADEDHQSLLAAASLGKLEAIRELLERGASMDPRCGYSSPLHLAITRGQRDAAMLLLSAGASLTSCSSDGLTVLQAAHRTPDLPALFPAFIRQEYVVLLNDEFSRVTGNSEECRELRRGLQQLQTAIEERGCEASWPREISWGTSWSLLVEAARLGLPLTCQFLVAAGARMCRLPRDLSHPLAVAAENRQMNMIKVLCRDLHMLPYGIARLPENRLTAGLVTYLRQEEIARLEELAVQNSNIPDEDAAEALGCYEQMERSPNSLVSASFLRLAGKCGLVHLLHFARQRTRVELEDVVDAASGSKLLHIAARNGRTTMVEYLAAVNSVRTDTTLHKTGGFTAAHLAALMGHTACFEYLRCFPGGDAQSVVGMTPLDLLRGFQNNVEVLRLNVVSKREENIIFNENRADVVSKTLLEVKARHMGIFSPAQLREASLQYKVNFNTRENLRINRTITREMTRLCQRIGELDPRYEGNLVQVGSVAEDIRMFTADEMDFNLELCNFHCLRGGRVTARSTQRDDINDLLEVTLESDEEPEMFRNQNFILFFKRATERALENFQFQSPYLSVIYPGLETTKVGLALYMAWCEPGPRTLLLSVDLVPAVRAPWPEVNGLHQLPYNIREEVHDMPVSLTSCGQNSWRYSLSVTEARIISDLCEDNKRVVIMACKLICSMLKYDWWYPEKYKRHYQVWNRVYLKLDSPVSYIIKTLFTKEISRAMDWKAEHFIERIMSIFDNMISADTSEIARVKSFLLPEYESNRFGYGAPAIKSFLEDLRSGRLRAAH